The following nucleotide sequence is from Bacilli bacterium.
CTGTCGCTAAATCGGCGGTAAAGCAGCACCAGCAATCCCAGCAATGCCCATATGGCGAAAGATAATCCGATCACCTCCATCGTGTACAGGCGAAGCGTATCACTGACCAGATATTTCCATGTTCCCGAGAAAATAATCGCAAACAGATGCGCGAGCAAAATGAGAATGATGCCGTAATGAAACGGAACGGAGCCCCAAAACAGCTTGCGTTTCTCCAGAAATTCCGTGGACAGGCTGGAGTAGGTAAACCGGTGCAGCATAAACCGATACACCCCTACGACTACCGCCAACACGACGGCCACATACGGAAAAGCGACAAACAGAACAAGGTTAAACATAAATTCTCACCCCATTTTTATTTTGCCGGCTTGGGAAAAATCACTATGTGCGGACAGCCACGACGCGAGGCTTTGCAGCAAATGTTTGTAAGGATTCGGCGCCGCGGCAAAGGCCGCAACCATTTTATCCACTCCCGGAAGCACAATCAGGGTTAACAATTCCGCATACACTTCCCGCTCTTGTTCGCGCTTCGACAGCAATGCGCACAGCTTAAGCACGCACGAAAGATGATCGGGGATCTCCGCGCCTTCCGACAATCCGACGCGCCGATACTCTTCGCGCAACATCGCCATCAGCGACCCGCGCTTATAGCTTTCGCCGAACAGTTGAAAACCAAGGTGCGGAGAGCAAACCGGCAGCAAATCGAATGTGCGCGTGAACAGCTCTTGCAGTTCGGCGACACTGGCGTGTTCGACCCCGTCGCCAAATTTCGCCAGCTGGTTAAGCGCGGATTCGGCGTTGCCGCAATCCCGCAGCTTTCGCGCCAAGCTATGAATCTCCGGAACGATAAGCTCATTCGGGTATTCCGTCAATCGGGCGTACAATTCCAAAATCGGCCACACCGATCATAACCCCCTCTTGGGCACAAGCGAGAAGCCAAAGCCCGTTTCCCCGCGTCTGCTTAACGGATCCAGCATGCTCTCAAACGGGTTGCCGGCATGTTCGGATTCTCTTTGGTACGGAGGCAGAACAAAACGATCTTCAAAGGTGGGCAGCGAGGTCAATTTGTGAATGGCTTCGGCCTCCTCCGCGGTCATATTCGCCCGCTTAAGTGCCGCTTGAACTTTGTCATCGCTATATTCATCTACTTCCTGCGAGCGCATGAATATGCGCACAGCCATCAATTTCCGGTAAACGTCCTCGATCAAGGGGACATTTCCCGCGGAAAACAAACTCGCCATGTAGCGCATCGGCAGGCGGTAATGTTCCATATCGGCGAAAATGTCTTCCCCGGCGGTTTCATATTGGCCGTTTTTGTTAAACGCCATTACCGGCAACAGCGGCGGAATATAGAACAGCATCGGCAATGTGCGGAATTCCGCATGCAGCGGCAGCGCGATCTGCCACTCTTTCACGAACTTGTAAACGGGGGATTTTTGCGCGGCCTTGATCCATTCGTCGCCGATCCCGTTCGCCTTGGCGCCCGCGATAACCTCGGGATCATGCGGATCGAGAATCAGCTCGCGTTGCTTCTCCACCAATTCCCAATTGTCCACCTTGACGGCGCCCGGAATTTTTTCCGCGTCGTACAGGACAACGCCCAGATAGCGGATACGGCCTACGCAGGAGTGGAAACAAGCGGGCGCCTGACCGCTCTCCAGCCTGGGAAAACATAAAATGCATTTCTCCGATTTGCCGGTATTCCAGTTGTAAAATGTTTTTTTATAGGGGCACGCCGTCACGCACATTCGCCAGCCGCGGCATTTTTCCTGATCGATCAGGACGATCCCGTCTTCGCCGCGCTTATAGATGGCGCCGCTCGGGCAGGCCGCTGCGCAGGCGGGATTGACACAGTGGTTGCAGATGCGCGGCAAATAGAAAAATACCATCCGCTCCACATCCAACAGCTTTTCCCTTTGTTCCTCCGTCAGTTTGTACAAATTGATATCATTCGCCGCATACAGGGGCGAGCCGCTCAAGTCGTCGTCCCAGTTCGGGCCCGCTTCAATATCCACCGGTTCCCCGGTTACCATGGAAATGGGGCGCGCGGTGGGCTGGTCGTCGATTTTCGCCGCTTCAAAGAGTTCCCGATATTGGTAAGTCCACGGGGTATAGTAATCGTCCATTTCCGGAAGGTTGGGGTTGTAAAAAATATTCGTCAACGTTCCCAGCTTGCCTTGATGCTTTAACGTGATCCTGCCAGTCTTCCGGTTGTACTCCCAACCGCCCTGATACTTGGACTGGTTCTCCCACTGCGTGGGATACCCCGTTCCCGGCTTCGTCTCGACATTGTTCCACCACATGTATTCCGCGCCTTTGCGGTCCGTCCACAGATTTTTGCACGCAACGGTGCAGGTGTGGCAGCCGATACATTTGTCAAGGTGAAACACCATCGATACCTGTCTTCTCACATTCATGTCCGTATCCTCCCTATAGGAATGGTTACCACTCCAGTTTTTTCAGCTTTTTGACGATGACAAAGGTGTCCCGATTGGGTCCCACCGGTCCCCAGTAATTGAAATGGAAAGTGAATTGTCCGTAACCGCCGGCCAGAAATACCGGATTCAGCTTGACGCGGGTCAAACTGTTGTGGCCGCCGCCGCGGCGTTTGCCCCGCTCCTGCGACTTCGGCACGGAAATCGTCCGCTCCGGCGAATGATACACAATGCACGTTCCGCGTTGAATCCGCGCGCTGACGACGGCCCGCGTAACCAGCACGCCGTTGTCGTTCAACACTTCCACCCAATCGTTGTCGACAATCCCCAATTCTTTGGCGTCCTTGTCATTCAGCCAGCACGGCTCGATGCCCCGCGACAGGGTCAACATTCGGTGATTGTCATAGTAGGTGGAGTGGATATGCCATTTCCCATGGGGGGTCAAATAATTCAGCACCATGGCCTTGTCGTCCTGCCCGGTTTTGCTTAGTTCGCCAGTTTTGCGGAAATGCAGTTTCGCTTTGTACGTGGGCAGGTGCTCGCCAAAATCAATGTACCAGGGATGATCCATATAGAAATGCTGTCTGCCCGTCAGTGTCCGCCACGGCACCAACTTTTCCACATTCAGCGTATAGGCCGCATAGGCGCGGCCGCCGTCCATCAGCCCCGACCAGCACGGGCTGTTCAGCAATCGGCGGGGCTGCCGCTGCAACTCCTGGAACGTCAACCGCTGATCCCGCATGCCCGCGGCCAAATCTGCAAGCGGCAGCCCGACTTTTTCCTCGTCATGTTGAAATCCGCGGTACGCCAGCTCGCCATTGGTTTCCGGAGCCAGGTGCAGCAGCAAATTGGCGGCAGAAAGCGCTTCGCTTACAGACGGATATGTTTCGCCGTTCCATGTTTCCACCGGAGCCTTTTCCTTCAGTTCGTCATAGAAATCCGCGATCTCGATATGCGCTCCATGCGCGCCGACGCCGTTTTTTCGGGCCAGGGGGCCAAACGAAATGAAGCGGTTGTACAGGTTTACATAATCGCGTTCGACGACGACCAGTTTCGCCATCGTTTTTCCGGGGACCGGCTCGCATTCGCCCAAGCCCCAATCCTTAACATCCTGCTGGGCCAGCTCATCCGGCGTGTCGTGCTGCAGCGGAACGGCGACAATATCTTTCACCGGCTCGGGAAAATGGGTTTGCGCCAATTCGCTCACCGACCTGGCGATCAGCTTGAAGATTTCCCAGTCGCTTTTCGACTCCCAGCAAGGCGAAACGGCTTCGCCCAACGGATGAATATACGAGTGCATATCGGTCGTGTTCAAATCGTTCTTTTCGTACCAGGTTGCCGTGGGCAGCACAATATCCGAATAAAGGGCCGACGTGTCCATCCGGAAGTTGATGTCGACGATCAGATCCATTTTTCCTTCCGGCGCTTTTTTCCGCCAGTCGATTTCGCGGACATTGCCGTTTACCTGTTCATCCGCAATGGCGTTTGTATGGGTGCCCAGATAGTGCTTCAGGAAATATTCGTGACCTTTGGCGCTCGCCATCAAGGCGTTTCCCCGCCAAATAAACCATACGCGCGGCCAGTTTTCCGGAGCGTCGGGGTCCTCCACGGCAAACTTGAGCTGTTTATTTTTCAACCGCCCGGTCACATAGGCGACGATCTCCTGATCGTTCTGCGCGCCGGCAGCGACCGCTTCCTGCACCAGCTTAAGCGTGTTTTTGTTAAATTGCGGGTAAAACGGCATCCAGCCCATGCGCACCGCTTTGACGATCAAATCGGCGGTATGCCCTTTCGCGTAATGCGCATCGTCCGGCACATTCGCGTACTCGGAAAATTCCTTGTCGTACCGCCACTGGTCGCTGTTGATGTAATGCCAGATCGGCCCCTGCTGCAGCCGGGCGGGCTTGACCCAATCGGCGGCCATGGCAAGCGTGCTCCAGGGCGCGACCAAAGCCAGCTTTTCCTGCCCGACATAGTGATTCAGCCCGCCGCCGTTCACGCCGCAGCAGCCGCACAGAATAAGCGCCGTGGCGGGCGCGCGGTAGGACAAATTGTTGTTGTACCAATGGTTGATGCCGGCGCCGATAATGACCATCGATTTGCCTTTCGTGACCTCGGCGTTATGGGCAAATTCCCGGGCAAACCGGATCAGCG
It contains:
- a CDS encoding molecular chaperone TorD family protein, encoding MWPILELYARLTEYPNELIVPEIHSLARKLRDCGNAESALNQLAKFGDGVEHASVAELQELFTRTFDLLPVCSPHLGFQLFGESYKRGSLMAMLREEYRRVGLSEGAEIPDHLSCVLKLCALLSKREQEREVYAELLTLIVLPGVDKMVAAFAAAPNPYKHLLQSLASWLSAHSDFSQAGKIKMG
- the narH gene encoding nitrate reductase subunit beta, translated to MNVRRQVSMVFHLDKCIGCHTCTVACKNLWTDRKGAEYMWWNNVETKPGTGYPTQWENQSKYQGGWEYNRKTGRITLKHQGKLGTLTNIFYNPNLPEMDDYYTPWTYQYRELFEAAKIDDQPTARPISMVTGEPVDIEAGPNWDDDLSGSPLYAANDINLYKLTEEQREKLLDVERMVFFYLPRICNHCVNPACAAACPSGAIYKRGEDGIVLIDQEKCRGWRMCVTACPYKKTFYNWNTGKSEKCILCFPRLESGQAPACFHSCVGRIRYLGVVLYDAEKIPGAVKVDNWELVEKQRELILDPHDPEVIAGAKANGIGDEWIKAAQKSPVYKFVKEWQIALPLHAEFRTLPMLFYIPPLLPVMAFNKNGQYETAGEDIFADMEHYRLPMRYMASLFSAGNVPLIEDVYRKLMAVRIFMRSQEVDEYSDDKVQAALKRANMTAEEAEAIHKLTSLPTFEDRFVLPPYQRESEHAGNPFESMLDPLSRRGETGFGFSLVPKRGL
- a CDS encoding nitrate reductase subunit alpha, translating into KRQYQDPVEAWASIVENEANRKRYQQSRGKGGFRRSGWDEVLEVIAAANMYTLKKYGPDRVVGFSPIPAMSYLSYAAGSRFLQLFGGMNLSFYDWYCDLPNAFPEIWGEQTDVCESADWYNSRFIVSMGSNLNMTRTPDVHFISEARHKGAKFVVLAPDFSQVAKFSDQWLPIKAGQDTAFWMAVNHVILTEFHARRQVPYFTEYLQKYTDSPFLIELAAEKTWENGSVTYAPKQMIRAGDLGKYREVENSRWKFVVFDKHTKEPKMPKGTIGFRWGSEKGKWNLQMQDGLDDSAIAPELTLIEDADGVLPVRFDAFAEGRTLHRGVPVRYMERATGERVPVATVFDLLMAQFGVDRGLAGDYPADYDDPVPYTPAWQESFTGIGRDTLIRFAREFAHNAEVTKGKSMVIIGAGINHWYNNNLSYRAPATALILCGCCGVNGGGLNHYVGQEKLALVAPWSTLAMAADWVKPARLQQGPIWHYINSDQWRYDKEFSEYANVPDDAHYAKGHTADLIVKAVRMGWMPFYPQFNKNTLKLVQEAVAAGAQNDQEIVAYVTGRLKNKQLKFAVEDPDAPENWPRVWFIWRGNALMASAKGHEYFLKHYLGTHTNAIADEQVNGNVREIDWRKKAPEGKMDLIVDINFRMDTSALYSDIVLPTATWYEKNDLNTTDMHSYIHPLGEAVSPCWESKSDWEIFKLIARSVSELAQTHFPEPVKDIVAVPLQHDTPDELAQQDVKDWGLGECEPVPGKTMAKLVVVERDYVNLYNRFISFGPLARKNGVGAHGAHIEIADFYDELKEKAPVETWNGETYPSVSEALSAANLLLHLAPETNGELAYRGFQHDEEKVGLPLADLAAGMRDQRLTFQELQRQPRRLLNSPCWSGLMDGGRAYAAYTLNVEKLVPWRTLTGRQHFYMDHPWYIDFGEHLPTYKAKLHFRKTGELSKTGQDDKAMVLNYLTPHGKWHIHSTYYDNHRMLTLSRGIEPCWLNDKDAKELGIVDNDWVEVLNDNGVLVTRAVVSARIQRGTCIVYHSPERTISVPKSQERGKRRGGGHNSLTRVKLNPVFLAGGYGQFTFHFNYWGPVGPNRDTFVIVKKLKKLEW